The following are encoded in a window of Salmo trutta chromosome 9, fSalTru1.1, whole genome shotgun sequence genomic DNA:
- the si:dkey-32e23.4 gene encoding dynamin-1-like protein isoform X1, producing the protein METLIPIINRLQEVFLTVGAEIIQLPQIVVVGSQSSGKSSVLESLVGRDFLPRGSGIVTRRPLVLQLVNVPPLAERRLQENGNGVKQNANSYPGIKADEWGTFLHSKNQIFTDFLEIRKEIEEETERSSGGNKGISPEPIYLKIFSPHVLNLTLVDLPGITKVPVGDQPEDIEAQVQEMILSFISNPNSLILSVSPANSDLATSDALKLAREVDPDGRRTLLVVSKLDLMDAGTDALEVLLGRVIPVRLGIVGVVNRSQHDINTQKSIEDTARDEQAFLQRHYPSLASRCGSRYLARTLSRLLMHHIRDCLPELKRRVTVLSAQYQARLSSYGQPVEDHSATLLQIVTKFASDYCNTIEGTATHIQTSELCGGARICYIFHETFGRTLQSIDPLGGLTELDILTAIRNATGPRPALFVPEISFELLVKRQIKRLEEPSLRCVELVHEELQRIIQHCSSYSTQELLRFPKLHDSIVEVVTSLLRKRLPITNDMVHNLVQIELAYINTKHPDFTDAAQVSASVNSQQGLQDGDKCWMNEKVAEEKAPVAGFSSPVKGQAINLLDTAVPVSRKLSAREQRDCEVIQRLIKCYFLIVRKSIQDSVPKTVMHFLVNFVKERLQSELVGQLYKQNLLQGLLIESQDTAQQRTEVAQMLEALQKASNIISEIRETHLW; encoded by the exons ATGGAGACTCTAATTCCCATCATCAACCGGCTCCAGGAAGTCTTCCTGACAGTGGGGGCAGAGATCATCCAGCTGCCTCAGATAGTGGTGGTTGGCTCGCAG AGCAGCGGCAAGAGTTCTGTGTTGGAGAGCCTGGTTGGAAGGGATTTTCTGCCTCGGGGATCAGGCATAGTCACACGGCGACCCCTAGTGTTGCAGCTGGTGAATGTGCCCCCATTGGCAGAGAGGAGACTGCAAGAAAATG GAAATGGGGTAAAACAAAATGCAAACAGCTACCCAG GGATCAAGGCTGATGAATGGGGCACGTTCCTTCATAGCAAGAACCAG attttcacagatttctTGGAGATTCGCAAGGAGATTGAAGAAGAGACTGAGCGTAGCTCAGGAGGCAACAAG GGAATCAGCCCTGAGCCCATCTATTTGAAGATTTTCTCTCCTCATGTCCTCAATCTCACACTGGTTGATTTGCCAGGAATAACCAAG GTTCCGGTTGGAGATCAGCCAGAGGACATAGAAGCTCAAGTCCAAGAGATGATCCTATCCTTCATCTCCAACCCCAACTCCCTTATCCTCTCAGTGTCTCCTGCCAACTCTGACTTGGCCACCTCTGATGCCCTCAAACTGGCCCGTGAGGTTGACCCGGATG GCCGCAGAACACTGCTGGTGGTCAGTAAGCTGGACCTGATGGACGCAGGGACAGATGCTCTGGAGGTCTTGCTGGGTCGGGTCATTCCAGTGCGGCTCGGAATTGTGGGAGTGGTCAACAG GAGCCAGCATGACATCAACACCCAGAAGAGCATAGAGGACACTGCACGGGATGAGCAGGCCTTCCTCCAGCGCCACTACCCGTCTCTGGCCTCCCGCTGCGGCTCCCGCTACCTGGCTCGCACCCTGAGCCGCCTGCTCATGCACCACATCAGGGACTGCTTGCCGGAGCTGAAGAGGCGTGTGACGGTGTTGAGTGCCCAGTACCAGGCCCGGCTCAGCAGCTACGGCCAGCCTGTAGAGGACCACAGCGCCACCCTGCTACAGATCGTCACCAAGTTCGCCAGCGACTACTGCAACACCATCGAGGGCACCGCCACGCACATCCAGACATCTGAGCT CTGCGGGGGGGCTCGGATCTGTTACATATTCCATGAGACCTTTGGCCGCACTCTTCAGTCTATTGACCCCCTGGGGGGCTTGACGGAGCTCGACATCCTCACTGCAATCCGCAATGCTACG GGTCCGCGGCCGGCCCTCTTTGTACCTGAGATCTCCTTTGAGCTGCTGGTGAAGAGGCAAATCAAGCGTCTGGAGGAGCCCAGTCTGCGCTGTGTGGAGCTGGTCCACGAGGAGCTGCAGAGGATCATCCAGCATTGCTCCTCCTACAGCACGCAG GAGCTCCTTCGGTTTCCCAAGCTGCACGACTCCATTGTGGAGGTGGTGACTAGTTTACTCAGGAAGCGCTTGCCCATTACTAATGACATG GTCCACAACTTGGTTCAAATTGAGCTTGCTTACATCAACACAAAGCACCCAGACTTTACCGATGCTGCTCAGGTCTCAGCATCTGTCAACAGTCAACAG GGCCTGCAGGATGGAGATAAATGCTGGATGAATGAGAAGGTGGCTGAGGAGAAGGCACCAGTGGCAGGTTTCAGCAGCCCTGTTAAGGGCCAGGCCATCAACCTCCTGGACACA GCGGTGCCGGTGTCCCGAAAGCTGAGTGCCCGGGAGCAAAGAGACTGTGAGGTCATTCAACGCCTCATCAAATGCTACTTCCTCATCGTCCGCAAGAGCATTCAGGACAG TGTGCCCAAGACGGTGATGCACTTCCTGGTGAACTTTGTGAAGGAGCGTCTGCAGAGTGAGCTGGTGGGCCAGCTGTACAAACAGAACCTGCTGCAGGGACTGCTCATCGAGTCCCAAGACACAGCACAACAGAGGACAGAGGTGGCCCAGATGCTGGAG GCTCTCCAAAAAGCCAGCAACATCATCTCAGAGATCCGGGAGACACACCTGTGGTAG
- the si:dkey-32e23.4 gene encoding dynamin-1-like protein isoform X2, which produces METLIPIINRLQEVFLTVGAEIIQLPQIVVVGSQSSGKSSVLESLVGRDFLPRGSGIVTRRPLVLQLVNVPPLAERRLQENGIKADEWGTFLHSKNQIFTDFLEIRKEIEEETERSSGGNKGISPEPIYLKIFSPHVLNLTLVDLPGITKVPVGDQPEDIEAQVQEMILSFISNPNSLILSVSPANSDLATSDALKLAREVDPDGRRTLLVVSKLDLMDAGTDALEVLLGRVIPVRLGIVGVVNRSQHDINTQKSIEDTARDEQAFLQRHYPSLASRCGSRYLARTLSRLLMHHIRDCLPELKRRVTVLSAQYQARLSSYGQPVEDHSATLLQIVTKFASDYCNTIEGTATHIQTSELCGGARICYIFHETFGRTLQSIDPLGGLTELDILTAIRNATGPRPALFVPEISFELLVKRQIKRLEEPSLRCVELVHEELQRIIQHCSSYSTQELLRFPKLHDSIVEVVTSLLRKRLPITNDMVHNLVQIELAYINTKHPDFTDAAQVSASVNSQQGLQDGDKCWMNEKVAEEKAPVAGFSSPVKGQAINLLDTAVPVSRKLSAREQRDCEVIQRLIKCYFLIVRKSIQDSVPKTVMHFLVNFVKERLQSELVGQLYKQNLLQGLLIESQDTAQQRTEVAQMLEALQKASNIISEIRETHLW; this is translated from the exons ATGGAGACTCTAATTCCCATCATCAACCGGCTCCAGGAAGTCTTCCTGACAGTGGGGGCAGAGATCATCCAGCTGCCTCAGATAGTGGTGGTTGGCTCGCAG AGCAGCGGCAAGAGTTCTGTGTTGGAGAGCCTGGTTGGAAGGGATTTTCTGCCTCGGGGATCAGGCATAGTCACACGGCGACCCCTAGTGTTGCAGCTGGTGAATGTGCCCCCATTGGCAGAGAGGAGACTGCAAGAAAATG GGATCAAGGCTGATGAATGGGGCACGTTCCTTCATAGCAAGAACCAG attttcacagatttctTGGAGATTCGCAAGGAGATTGAAGAAGAGACTGAGCGTAGCTCAGGAGGCAACAAG GGAATCAGCCCTGAGCCCATCTATTTGAAGATTTTCTCTCCTCATGTCCTCAATCTCACACTGGTTGATTTGCCAGGAATAACCAAG GTTCCGGTTGGAGATCAGCCAGAGGACATAGAAGCTCAAGTCCAAGAGATGATCCTATCCTTCATCTCCAACCCCAACTCCCTTATCCTCTCAGTGTCTCCTGCCAACTCTGACTTGGCCACCTCTGATGCCCTCAAACTGGCCCGTGAGGTTGACCCGGATG GCCGCAGAACACTGCTGGTGGTCAGTAAGCTGGACCTGATGGACGCAGGGACAGATGCTCTGGAGGTCTTGCTGGGTCGGGTCATTCCAGTGCGGCTCGGAATTGTGGGAGTGGTCAACAG GAGCCAGCATGACATCAACACCCAGAAGAGCATAGAGGACACTGCACGGGATGAGCAGGCCTTCCTCCAGCGCCACTACCCGTCTCTGGCCTCCCGCTGCGGCTCCCGCTACCTGGCTCGCACCCTGAGCCGCCTGCTCATGCACCACATCAGGGACTGCTTGCCGGAGCTGAAGAGGCGTGTGACGGTGTTGAGTGCCCAGTACCAGGCCCGGCTCAGCAGCTACGGCCAGCCTGTAGAGGACCACAGCGCCACCCTGCTACAGATCGTCACCAAGTTCGCCAGCGACTACTGCAACACCATCGAGGGCACCGCCACGCACATCCAGACATCTGAGCT CTGCGGGGGGGCTCGGATCTGTTACATATTCCATGAGACCTTTGGCCGCACTCTTCAGTCTATTGACCCCCTGGGGGGCTTGACGGAGCTCGACATCCTCACTGCAATCCGCAATGCTACG GGTCCGCGGCCGGCCCTCTTTGTACCTGAGATCTCCTTTGAGCTGCTGGTGAAGAGGCAAATCAAGCGTCTGGAGGAGCCCAGTCTGCGCTGTGTGGAGCTGGTCCACGAGGAGCTGCAGAGGATCATCCAGCATTGCTCCTCCTACAGCACGCAG GAGCTCCTTCGGTTTCCCAAGCTGCACGACTCCATTGTGGAGGTGGTGACTAGTTTACTCAGGAAGCGCTTGCCCATTACTAATGACATG GTCCACAACTTGGTTCAAATTGAGCTTGCTTACATCAACACAAAGCACCCAGACTTTACCGATGCTGCTCAGGTCTCAGCATCTGTCAACAGTCAACAG GGCCTGCAGGATGGAGATAAATGCTGGATGAATGAGAAGGTGGCTGAGGAGAAGGCACCAGTGGCAGGTTTCAGCAGCCCTGTTAAGGGCCAGGCCATCAACCTCCTGGACACA GCGGTGCCGGTGTCCCGAAAGCTGAGTGCCCGGGAGCAAAGAGACTGTGAGGTCATTCAACGCCTCATCAAATGCTACTTCCTCATCGTCCGCAAGAGCATTCAGGACAG TGTGCCCAAGACGGTGATGCACTTCCTGGTGAACTTTGTGAAGGAGCGTCTGCAGAGTGAGCTGGTGGGCCAGCTGTACAAACAGAACCTGCTGCAGGGACTGCTCATCGAGTCCCAAGACACAGCACAACAGAGGACAGAGGTGGCCCAGATGCTGGAG GCTCTCCAAAAAGCCAGCAACATCATCTCAGAGATCCGGGAGACACACCTGTGGTAG
- the LOC115200108 gene encoding ras-related protein Rab-7a, whose translation MASRKKILLKVIILGDSGVGKTSLMNQYVNKKFSNQYKATIGADFLTKEVMVDDRLVTMQIWDTAGQERFQSLGVAFYRGADCCVLVYDVTAPNTFKTLDSWRDEFLIQASPRDPENFPFVVLGNKIDLENRQVTTKRAQAWCTSKGSIPYFETSAKEAINVDQAFQTICRNALKQESEVETYDFPDQIKLRDDRPASSSDGCSC comes from the exons ATGGCTTCTCGGAAGAAGATTCTACTCAAGGTGATAATTCTTGGAGACTCAGG AGTTGGGAAGACCTCTCTCATGAACCAATATGTGAATAAGAAGTTCAGCAATCAGTATAAGGCCACAATCGGTGCTGACTTTCTTACCAAAGAGGTGATGGTGGATGACAGGCTTGTGACAATGCAG ATCTGGGACACTGCAGGGCAGGAGAGATTCCAGTCATTGGGCGTTGCTTTCTATCGAGGTGCAGACTGTTGTGTCCTTGTGTACGATGTTACTGCTCCAAACACCTTCAAGACTCTTGACAGCTGGCGAGACGAGTTCCTGATTCAAGCCAGCCCCCGTGACCCAGAGAACTTCCCATTTGTTGTGCTCGGCAACAAGATTGACTTGGAGAACAGGCAG GTGACGACCAAGAGAGCCCAGGCGTGGTGTACGAGTAAGGGCAGTATCCCATATTTCGAGACAAGTGCGAAGGAGGCCATCAATGTTGATCAAGCCTTTCAAACTATTTGCCGAAATGCtctcaaacag GAGTCAGAAGTGGAGACTTATGACTTCCCAGATCAGATCAAACTGAGGGATGACAGACCAGCTTCCTCCAGTGATGGCTGCAGCTGCTGA
- the ubl4a gene encoding ubiquitin-like protein 4A-B, translated as MILTIKPLQGKECNVQVTEDEKVSMVKELVSERLNIPANQQRLLYKGKALADEHRLSDYSIGPEAKLNLVVRPAGERSGMASSSSAVSGVWQTLSTVLAKHFSPADAAKVQEQLVKDYERSLRQLSLDDIERLAGRLLHPDSEGMDTSYMD; from the exons ATGATTTTAACTATAAAACCACTTCAAGGAAAGGAGTGCAATGTACAG GTCACAGAAGATGAAAAAGTCTCCATGGTGAAAGAACTGGTGTCTGAACGTCTGAACATACCTGCAAATCAGCAGCGATTGCTTTACAAGGGGAAAGCCCTTGCAG ATGAACACAGATTGAGTGATTATTCCATTGGGCCAGAGGCCAAGTTAAACTTGGTGGTTCGTCCagcaggggagaggagtgggATGGCTAGCAGTAGCAGTGCGGTCAGCGGGGTGTGGCAGACTCTGTCCACTGTGCTGGCAAAACACTTCAGCCCTGCAGATGCAGCTAAAGTCCAAGAACAGTTAGTCAAG GATTATGAACGTTCACTTCGGCAACTCAGTCTGGATGACATTGAGCGCCTGGCCGGGCGACTGCTTCACCCAGACAGTGAGGGCATGGACACATCGTACATGGATTGA